One genomic window of Monodelphis domestica isolate mMonDom1 chromosome 1, mMonDom1.pri, whole genome shotgun sequence includes the following:
- the LOC130453802 gene encoding zinc finger protein 184-like yields the protein MESLEECGEGTGLEPCKTPHASVTFKDVAVDFTWEEWRLLDPPQKELFWEVMLENYRNLVCLGLADSNKDVRISELESGEPHWIPTGGVLRSCWPGWESRLQTKESAPKMSISVKVLSQEKFLEDDLRICKMEKAWECDGRLKRKQRMEGKPSRGIKIIQAEPPNEAGGSAYDKYSQTSSPEPGLFPQQGASVVMQGQKGDNQRGRSTMYLNQGQSDQIHSRKKRRNKVTKCQKVLGHDLGCIKNVEFFLKRKFMKGRIHSLVLMNVVHTRQLIGGKSVMS from the exons ATGGAGAGCCTGGAGGAGTGTGGAGAGGGCACCGGGCTAGAGCCCTGCAAGACCCCCCAT GCCTCCgtgacattcaaggatgtggccgTGGACTTCACCTGGGAGGAGTGGAGGCTCCTGGACCCTCCCCAGAAGGAACTGTTctgggaggtgatgctggagaactacAGGAACCTGGTCTGCCTGG GCCTTGCTGATTCAAACAAGGATGTGAGGATCTCTGAGCTGGAGTCAGGGGAACCACATTGGATTCCAACTGGTGGTGTCCTAAGAAGCTGCTGGCCAG gTTGGGAATCGAGGCTGCAGACCAAGGAGTCGGCTCCCAAGATGAGTATTTCTGTGAAAGTCTTATCCCAGGAAAAGTTCTTGGAGGATGATCTAAGAATCTGCAAGATGGAGAAAGCCTGGGAGTGTGATGGCAGGTTGAAGAGAAAGCAGAGAATGGAGGGGAAACCTTctagaggaataaaaataatccaaGCAGAACCTCCCAATGAGGCTGGAGGCTCTGCATATGATAAATACAGTCAGACCTCTAGCCCAGAGCCAGGCCTTTTTCCACAACAGGGAGCATCTGTAGTTATGCAGGGCCAGAAAGGAGATAACCAGAGAGGACGTTCCACCAtgtatttgaaccaaggacaaAGTGATCAAATCCATTCCAGGAAGAAACGTCGTAATAAggttacaaaatgtcagaaagtgctGGGCCATGATTTGGGCTGCATAAAAAACGTGGAATTCTTTCTGAAGAGAAAGTTCATGAAAGGGAGAATTCATTCCCTCGTATTAATGAATGTGGTCCACACCAGACAACTGATAGGGGGAAAGAGTGTAATGAGTTAA